TCGTAGAAAATCATCAGGTCACCCAGTTTCTCAAGACTTTCCCGGCGATGACCAGCGAGTATTTCTTCAATGCCCTCACTGGCATCTGGATAGACGATGTTCTTCACAATTGCTCCTGATTCAGTACCATGGCTGACAGATTACAGCATTCATAGAAAGAAATGGTTTTCTCGTCAACTGTCCCAAATCTTGCTGATGTCGCATGAAGTAGGTGACCGCGACAACTTTGTCTGAACCCTATAGGACTTCAGGTTCTGAGCACACCGACTCAGTCGGGCGCCGCGGATATGCTATTGGATTGATGATTGCGAGTTCGGTGGTGATCAGTTTTACCGGCTTGATTGTTCGTCATGTGGACGCTGACCCCATGGTCATGAATTTCTATCGTGCCTTGTCACTCATGGTCGCGGTTACGCTTATTCTGGCCATTCAGTATCGCCGTATGGCCATTACCCATGTGATCCGGATTGGCTGGCCCGGAATTGTTGGTGGGGTGATGCTGACCGTGGCAGCAATCTCGTTCCTCCAGTCGATGACGCATACCACTGTTGCCAACACGCTGTTTATTCTGGGGGCTATTCCTTTTTTTACTGCTGTGCTGGCCTGGATTTTCCTGAGAGAGCGGCCCGCACGGGCGACGCTGTGGGCAATGGTGATCGCCTTTTCCGGCATCACGGTCATGCTGGGTGAGGGATTCGGCTCGGGGTCAGCCTACGGAAATCTCATGGCAATGGTCACGGCGATCTGTTTTTCTATTTATACGGTACTCGTGCGGCGCAACCGTCACGTTAATATGCTGCCGGCACTGCTGGTCTCGACGGTATTGATCATACTGGTTGCCGGTGTGAGTAGTTACGGCAGTCTCACGATCTCCACCGGTGACCTGGTGTTGTGTGTCCTCTGGGGTGGCGTACTGTCTGGGTTTACCAGTGTCTGTTTCATCGTTGCATCTCGCCACCTGGCAGCGGCAGAGTTGACGCTGTTTATGCTGTTGGAATTTGCCCTCGGACCGGTCTGGGTGTGGTTGTTCGTGAACGAGATCCCTTCGCGTTGGACATTGTTAGGGGGCAGTCTGGTCGTCGCAGCCGTAATCACGCGGGCACTGGTCGAATGGCGTCAACCCCTGCCGTCTGGTTCGGGGTAGGTTGGATCTGGGATCTGGGATCTGCGACCCGATACTCGATGCCCTGTCGTAAAGGCTCAGATCACACCATCGGCACCTGTTTGGCAGCAATCGAAGCCGGCGAGATGACTTCTAGGTCCAGTTCGACGTGCCACCTTTCGGTGCACCGCACTTGAGGCGGTGCAGTCGGTTTTCCGGAACCTGTCATAACAAAACCCTCGTAACCGCCCATCATGACGCTGTTGCATTTGTCCACATAAATTGGAAACCCACCGATGTAAGGCATAAATACTCTCGGTCGCCCGGGAATATTCGCGCCCACATACCAGGAACTACAAGTCGATCGAAGCGAAACCTGAGAGACTTCGTTGACGTGGTCTACCCAATCGTTTTCGTCGTGAACTTTGGCTTCGATGGTGTCTGCTCCTACATCCCGCATGTGACCAATGCAGTCAGCAATCCAGTCGACGTGCTGTTCGATCGCCTGGATCATACTCGCGAGAACAGAAGGGCTGCCGGGGCCAGTGATCATGAACAGATTTGGGAAGCCGCTTGATGACAGGCCGAGATAGGTACGAGGCCCAGCGCTCCATTTTTTCTTTAGGGTCAAGCCACCACGCCCAGTAATTTGAATTTTGTCGAATGATCCGGTCATTGCGGCAAATCCGGTGGCGCAGACAACGCTATCAAATTCATACTCAATGTCGTTAGCGAAAATACCTTTCTTTGTAAAACGTTCGATCGGTTTTTCAGACACATCGACCAGTCTGACGTGCGGCTGGTTGTAGGCAGCAAAATAGCCCGTATCGACGCACAGACGCTTGCAGCCAAAAACGTTGTCTGGACAAAGCAGATCGGCCGTCTCGGGGTCTTTGACAATATCGCGAATCTTACTGCGTGCGAACTCAGCGATCGTGTCGTTGGCTTGCTTGTTGAAAAGAATATCACCATAAGCGCCAAGGAACGGTAGGCCGCCACGAGCCCAGAATTCTTCGTACTGTTGTTCGCGCAATTCCGCTGTCGCTTCAAGGGCTGGTGATGTGTTGTACTCGAAAAAAAAGCCTGTTGGCCTTGCGCGCGCCTTTGCCCTGAGATCGGGATAACTCGACTTAACGGATTTCACATAATCCAGTTCTAAATCCTCGTTGTGTGCGGGCACTGAGTAGTTCGGTGTTCGCTGGAATACAGTTAACGACGACGCCTGACCCGCAATAACGGGTATTGCTTGAATTGCCGATGAACCCGTGCCAATGACCCCAACCCGAAGCCCTGAAAAATCAACTTCATCATGAGGCCACTCGCCCGTGTGATAGATCGAACCGCCAAATTCGTCGAGACCT
This portion of the Gammaproteobacteria bacterium genome encodes:
- a CDS encoding DMT family transporter, producing MTATTLSEPYRTSGSEHTDSVGRRGYAIGLMIASSVVISFTGLIVRHVDADPMVMNFYRALSLMVAVTLILAIQYRRMAITHVIRIGWPGIVGGVMLTVAAISFLQSMTHTTVANTLFILGAIPFFTAVLAWIFLRERPARATLWAMVIAFSGITVMLGEGFGSGSAYGNLMAMVTAICFSIYTVLVRRNRHVNMLPALLVSTVLIILVAGVSSYGSLTISTGDLVLCVLWGGVLSGFTSVCFIVASRHLAAAELTLFMLLEFALGPVWVWLFVNEIPSRWTLLGGSLVVAAVITRALVEWRQPLPSGSG
- a CDS encoding NAD(P)/FAD-dependent oxidoreductase, which produces MFMLYRLRALGLSARVYEAGNGVGGTWYWNRYPGARCDVESMQYSFSFSEELEQEWEWSEKYSAQPEILSYANHVADRFDLRRHIQFDTRVTSIAFDENANYWTVKTDRGDQISAQFCVMAIGCLSAANLPDFEGLDEFGGSIYHTGEWPHDEVDFSGLRVGVIGTGSSAIQAIPVIAGQASSLTVFQRTPNYSVPAHNEDLELDYVKSVKSSYPDLRAKARARPTGFFFEYNTSPALEATAELREQQYEEFWARGGLPFLGAYGDILFNKQANDTIAEFARSKIRDIVKDPETADLLCPDNVFGCKRLCVDTGYFAAYNQPHVRLVDVSEKPIERFTKKGIFANDIEYEFDSVVCATGFAAMTGSFDKIQITGRGGLTLKKKWSAGPRTYLGLSSSGFPNLFMITGPGSPSVLASMIQAIEQHVDWIADCIGHMRDVGADTIEAKVHDENDWVDHVNEVSQVSLRSTCSSWYVGANIPGRPRVFMPYIGGFPIYVDKCNSVMMGGYEGFVMTGSGKPTAPPQVRCTERWHVELDLEVISPASIAAKQVPMV